Proteins from a genomic interval of Psychrobacter fulvigenes:
- the cysT gene encoding sulfate ABC transporter permease subunit CysT, protein MSATTSSARKAPAKKGWLTRLRQRNVLPGFGLSMGITVFSLSLLVVLPFAMMAYTTTQMGWTGFWETISQPQVTAAIKLSLWMSFLAMLTNMVFGTLVAWVLVRYEFWGKSMINALVDLPFALPTAVTGISLATLYAPNGLIGQWFAKFDIQVAFTPLGIWLALVVVSFPFIVRAVQPVLAELSVEFEEAAAVLGANRLTTFRKVILPELLPALLMGAGMMFARATGEYGSVIFIAGNIPMQSEILPIIIISKLEQFDVQGASAVALFMLLISFVILLSINIVQWKLSRRVGAR, encoded by the coding sequence ATGAGTGCAACAACATCTTCTGCCCGCAAAGCCCCTGCCAAAAAAGGCTGGCTGACCCGTTTGCGTCAACGCAATGTACTGCCAGGTTTCGGTCTGAGTATGGGTATCACTGTCTTTAGCTTATCGCTATTGGTGGTACTACCGTTTGCCATGATGGCCTATACCACCACGCAAATGGGCTGGACGGGCTTTTGGGAGACCATCTCTCAGCCGCAAGTGACTGCAGCTATCAAGCTAAGTCTATGGATGTCGTTTTTAGCGATGCTGACCAACATGGTGTTTGGGACGTTGGTTGCTTGGGTGCTCGTGCGTTATGAGTTTTGGGGCAAGTCTATGATTAATGCCTTGGTTGATCTGCCGTTTGCACTACCAACCGCGGTCACTGGTATCTCTCTTGCCACCCTTTATGCGCCCAATGGCCTCATTGGTCAGTGGTTTGCCAAGTTTGATATTCAGGTGGCTTTTACGCCATTGGGGATTTGGCTGGCATTGGTGGTGGTCAGTTTTCCATTTATTGTCCGCGCTGTGCAGCCAGTACTGGCAGAGCTATCGGTTGAGTTTGAAGAAGCGGCTGCGGTACTCGGTGCCAATCGCTTAACAACGTTTCGTAAAGTAATCTTACCAGAGCTGTTGCCAGCACTACTGATGGGCGCAGGCATGATGTTTGCCCGCGCGACTGGCGAGTACGGTTCAGTGATTTTTATCGCGGGTAATATTCCGATGCAGTCTGAGATTTTACCCATCATTATTATTAGTAAACTTGAGCAGTTTGATGTGCAAGGCGCATCGGCAGTAGCATTGTTTATGCTGCTTATCTCTTTTGTTATTTTACTAAGTATCAACATCGTACAGTGGAAACTGTCGCGCCGCGTAGGAGCCCGCTGA
- a CDS encoding ArsR/SmtB family transcription factor — MSNHIQIEPLELFKVLSDPTRLKLFHILFQKESRCVGELVEMLNQPQPTISRHLNHLRKLGILNCVRDGTWMWYEVADNLPEWCLDILETTYHALDYKIHAEEI; from the coding sequence ATGTCTAACCATATTCAGATAGAGCCGCTAGAGTTATTCAAAGTACTCTCCGACCCTACTCGTCTCAAGCTATTTCACATACTTTTTCAAAAAGAGTCTCGCTGTGTCGGTGAGTTGGTTGAGATGCTTAATCAACCACAGCCTACCATATCGCGCCATTTAAACCATCTTAGAAAACTCGGTATCCTCAATTGTGTTCGTGATGGTACTTGGATGTGGTATGAAGTAGCCGATAATTTGCCTGAGTGGTGTCTAGACATCTTAGAAACCACTTATCATGCTTTGGATTACAAAATTCATGCCGAAGAGATATAA
- a CDS encoding Fic family protein, whose amino-acid sequence MKHVTYIHERPDWTQWCWSDKRLLPLVSRVRILQGHLLGQLLTLGFDLNVEAQLDAVTLEVVKTSEIEGETLNDEQVRSSVARHLGIETNDMPAATREIDAIVEMMLAATYGYQTALTLNDLLGWHNALFPTGYSGMYSIKTGAIRDDSKGPMQVMSDGYGREQVHFVAPSADRLPIELERFLSWFNTSANEQDNLDLVIKAGVAHLWFVTLHPFDDGNGRLTRAITERMLAQSDGSMQRFYSMSAQILKQRNEYYKILERTQKGDSDITEWLVWFLQTLEQALLSAQKTTDKIISKASFWQTHRQQSLNPRQVKMLNILLTDFYGKLTTKKWATMTKCSADTALRDINDLVEKGMLEKSVASGRSTSYEVTL is encoded by the coding sequence ATGAAACATGTGACTTATATCCATGAAAGACCAGACTGGACACAGTGGTGCTGGTCGGATAAACGATTGCTACCATTAGTGAGTCGTGTACGGATATTGCAGGGGCATTTGCTTGGTCAACTATTAACGTTAGGGTTTGATTTGAACGTTGAAGCACAGTTAGATGCGGTCACTCTTGAAGTGGTTAAAACATCTGAGATCGAAGGTGAGACGTTAAATGATGAGCAAGTACGCTCCTCTGTCGCACGGCATTTGGGCATAGAGACTAATGACATGCCTGCTGCCACGCGCGAAATTGATGCGATTGTTGAGATGATGCTTGCGGCCACTTATGGTTATCAGACAGCGCTGACACTAAACGACTTACTGGGATGGCATAACGCTTTGTTCCCAACAGGATATAGTGGGATGTATAGCATTAAAACAGGAGCAATTCGTGATGATAGTAAAGGACCTATGCAAGTGATGTCTGATGGTTACGGGCGCGAACAGGTTCATTTTGTAGCGCCAAGTGCAGATAGGTTGCCCATAGAGTTAGAGCGCTTCTTATCATGGTTCAATACCTCAGCTAATGAGCAGGATAATTTAGACCTCGTCATCAAAGCAGGTGTCGCTCATTTATGGTTTGTGACACTGCATCCTTTTGATGATGGAAATGGCCGCTTAACACGTGCAATAACCGAAAGAATGCTGGCGCAGAGTGACGGTAGCATGCAACGCTTTTACAGCATGTCGGCTCAAATACTTAAACAGCGTAATGAATACTACAAAATACTAGAGCGTACTCAAAAAGGGGATTCAGATATTACAGAATGGTTGGTTTGGTTTTTACAAACGCTAGAGCAAGCACTGTTATCTGCACAAAAAACAACGGATAAAATCATCAGTAAAGCCAGCTTTTGGCAGACCCACCGTCAGCAATCATTAAACCCAAGGCAAGTAAAGATGCTCAATATATTACTGACTGACTTTTATGGCAAGCTCACGACCAAAAAGTGGGCGACGATGACGAAGTGTTCAGCGGATACCGCATTAAGAGATATTAATGATTTGGTAGAAAAAGGCATGTTAGAGAAGTCTGTTGCTTCAGGACGTAGTACGAGTTATGAGGTAACGCTGTAA
- the sat gene encoding sulfate adenylyltransferase → MTSTTANQQPSKLVPPHGSSELKPLLLKGDTRNQALKLASSLPTITLSSRERGDLIMLGIGGFTPLNGFMNQVDWQGVVDDMRLQSGDNAGLFWPIPITLSAPKATADNLNQGDKVALVAKDGEIMGILTVEETYTIDKEHECQQVFTTTDNEHPGVQQVLNQGEVNIAGSVEVLSEGEFPTLYPEIYKTPAETREILDAKGWKTVAAFQTRNPMHRSHEYLAKIAIEICDGVLIHSLLGALKPGDIPAEVRQEAIKTLIDNYFRQDTVIQAGYPLDMRYAGPREALLHAVFRQNYGCSHLIVGRDHAGVGDYYGAFDAQAIFEYVGKDDLITQPLKIGWTFWCNACNAMASDKTCPHEASEHVKVSGTKLRKALSEDENVPENFSRPEVLEILRNYYAGIAREERTEVKLVGASAV, encoded by the coding sequence ATGACATCTACCACTGCTAACCAACAGCCATCAAAACTTGTTCCGCCACATGGCAGCAGCGAGCTTAAACCGTTACTATTAAAGGGTGATACCCGCAACCAAGCATTGAAACTTGCCAGCAGCTTGCCGACGATTACTCTGAGCTCGCGTGAGCGTGGTGATTTGATTATGCTCGGTATTGGTGGCTTTACGCCGCTAAATGGCTTTATGAACCAAGTGGATTGGCAAGGGGTTGTTGATGATATGCGCCTGCAAAGTGGTGACAATGCTGGCTTGTTTTGGCCGATTCCCATCACGTTATCAGCGCCTAAAGCGACTGCCGATAACTTAAACCAAGGTGATAAGGTCGCGTTAGTGGCGAAAGATGGCGAAATCATGGGTATCTTAACGGTAGAAGAAACTTATACCATCGATAAAGAACATGAGTGTCAGCAAGTCTTTACCACCACTGATAACGAACATCCGGGCGTGCAGCAAGTACTTAACCAAGGTGAAGTAAACATTGCAGGTAGCGTCGAAGTGCTAAGCGAAGGCGAGTTCCCAACCTTATATCCAGAGATTTATAAAACCCCTGCTGAAACGCGGGAAATACTGGATGCTAAAGGCTGGAAGACGGTTGCCGCCTTCCAAACGCGTAATCCAATGCATCGCTCACACGAGTACCTTGCCAAGATTGCTATCGAGATTTGTGATGGGGTATTGATTCATTCATTGCTCGGGGCACTCAAACCAGGCGATATCCCAGCCGAAGTGCGCCAAGAAGCGATTAAAACGTTGATTGATAATTACTTTAGACAAGACACCGTTATTCAAGCCGGTTATCCGTTAGATATGCGTTATGCTGGACCACGTGAGGCACTACTACACGCGGTATTCCGTCAAAACTACGGCTGTAGCCATCTGATTGTCGGCCGTGACCATGCAGGCGTTGGTGATTATTATGGTGCGTTTGATGCACAGGCTATCTTTGAATATGTCGGTAAAGATGATTTGATTACGCAGCCGTTAAAAATTGGCTGGACGTTTTGGTGCAATGCTTGTAATGCTATGGCTTCAGACAAAACTTGCCCGCATGAAGCGTCTGAACATGTCAAAGTATCAGGCACTAAGTTGCGTAAGGCGCTATCAGAAGATGAAAACGTGCCAGAGAACTTTAGCCGTCCTGAGGTGCTAGAGATTTTGCGCAATTATTACGCAGGTATTGCAAGAGAGGAACGTACTGAGGTGAAGTTAGTCGGTGCGTCTGCGGTATAG
- a CDS encoding sulfate ABC transporter substrate-binding protein, translating into MTSYTARYQHKNKTLLSIAGVALTLGLVGCSNSDQPEAAANADGTPAAETQNIELLNVSYDVARDFYKDYNPLFVEHYKSEHPNSNILIKQSHGGSSKQALSVANGLQADVATMNQGSDIELLEKEGLVESDWESKFSDNAVPFTSTIVFLVRKDNPKGISDWQDLTKEGVEIVMANPKVTGNGRYAFLGAYGYGLHAFNNEEAPAKGYVRDMLKNVKVYENGGRAATTTFVQRGIGDVLVTFENEANLAATDFGVGQVDIVYPKYSIKSESPVAIVKSVTDKKGTTDAATAYLDYLWSEPAQQLAANLYLRPSVQSVLEKNGDKLPPIETFRPNDAFGTWDEIMGTYFSDNGVFDQLAINAPQ; encoded by the coding sequence ATGACATCTTACACTGCACGCTATCAACACAAAAATAAAACCCTTTTAAGCATTGCTGGAGTAGCGCTCACGCTAGGTCTGGTTGGCTGTAGCAACAGCGACCAGCCAGAAGCCGCTGCTAATGCTGATGGCACGCCAGCAGCAGAAACGCAAAACATTGAGTTGCTAAACGTCTCTTATGATGTGGCACGCGACTTTTATAAAGACTATAACCCGCTGTTCGTTGAGCATTACAAAAGCGAGCACCCAAACAGCAATATTCTAATCAAACAGTCTCATGGCGGCTCAAGCAAGCAGGCATTGTCTGTGGCTAACGGTCTACAAGCAGATGTTGCGACCATGAACCAAGGCTCAGACATTGAGCTACTAGAGAAAGAAGGTTTGGTTGAGTCAGATTGGGAAAGCAAATTCTCTGATAATGCGGTGCCATTTACCAGCACCATCGTATTTTTGGTGCGTAAAGACAATCCAAAAGGCATCAGTGATTGGCAAGATTTGACCAAAGAGGGCGTTGAGATTGTGATGGCCAACCCAAAAGTGACGGGTAACGGTCGTTATGCGTTCTTAGGCGCTTATGGTTACGGTCTACATGCTTTTAATAATGAAGAAGCACCTGCCAAAGGCTATGTCCGAGATATGCTCAAAAACGTCAAAGTCTATGAGAATGGCGGCCGTGCAGCGACGACGACTTTCGTGCAGCGCGGTATTGGTGATGTATTGGTCACTTTTGAGAACGAAGCCAACCTTGCAGCGACTGACTTTGGGGTTGGGCAAGTAGACATCGTTTATCCTAAGTATTCGATCAAATCTGAAAGCCCAGTTGCTATTGTGAAGTCGGTGACGGATAAGAAAGGCACCACGGACGCGGCAACAGCCTATCTTGATTACTTATGGAGCGAGCCTGCTCAGCAGTTAGCGGCCAACTTATATCTACGTCCTAGCGTACAAAGCGTGCTAGAGAAGAATGGTGATAAGTTACCTCCAATTGAAACTTTCCGTCCAAATGACGCCTTTGGCACATGGGATGAGATCATGGGTACGTACTTTAGTGATAATGGTGTCTTCGATCAATTAGCGATAAATGCACCGCAGTAA
- a CDS encoding sulfate/molybdate ABC transporter ATP-binding protein, whose protein sequence is MSIEIRSVNKTFGDFTALDDINITVPTGKLTTLLGPSGCGKTTLLRIIAGLEYADSGQILFDELDVTNTPVQKRHIGFMFQHYALFRHKNITDNVAFGLNLLPKNERPSKADINKRVAELLDLVQLPQLANAYPHQLSGGQRQRIALARALAVKPKLLLLDEPFGALDAKVRKELRTWLRNIHHELGITSIMVTHDQEEARAVSDEIVVMNHGRVEQVGTSEELIHQPASAFVSDFLDLV, encoded by the coding sequence ATGAGCATCGAGATTCGCAGCGTTAACAAAACTTTTGGCGACTTCACCGCCTTAGATGATATCAATATCACGGTACCGACTGGTAAGTTGACGACTTTGCTTGGGCCTTCTGGCTGTGGTAAGACGACTTTGCTACGCATTATTGCAGGTCTGGAGTATGCTGACTCTGGGCAGATTTTATTTGATGAGCTGGACGTGACCAATACCCCAGTACAAAAGCGTCATATCGGCTTTATGTTTCAGCACTATGCGCTATTTCGACACAAAAACATCACCGATAATGTCGCATTTGGCTTGAATTTATTACCAAAAAATGAACGACCAAGTAAGGCTGACATCAATAAGCGCGTGGCAGAGCTCTTAGACTTGGTACAATTGCCGCAACTGGCGAATGCTTATCCGCATCAGCTATCTGGTGGTCAGCGTCAGCGGATTGCGCTGGCACGTGCTTTGGCAGTAAAGCCAAAATTATTATTACTCGATGAGCCGTTTGGTGCACTCGATGCAAAGGTACGTAAAGAGCTACGCACTTGGCTAAGAAACATTCACCACGAGCTGGGAATCACTAGCATCATGGTAACTCATGATCAAGAAGAGGCGCGTGCGGTATCGGATGAGATTGTCGTCATGAATCATGGCCGTGTGGAGCAGGTCGGTACATCAGAAGAGCTGATACATCAGCCAGCCAGTGCCTTTGTGAGTGATTTTTTAGATTTGGTGTAG
- the cysW gene encoding sulfate ABC transporter permease subunit CysW, translated as MQISNSYDYQSNPATKDTPWIRRIFIAVAVLFMIVMLVIPLLAVFYEAFKNGWQLYIASLVDPEALQAIKLTLITAGIVLPINMVMGIAIAWLVTRYQFKGKQLVTTLLDLPFSVSPVVAGLMFVLLFGLNSTVGGWLESMGFQVIYAVPGIILATLFVTFPFVARELIPLMQTQGDSEEQAALTLGATGWQTFWHVTLPNIKWALLYGLILTNARAMGEFGAVSVVSGHIRGETNTMPLLVEIAYNDYNFTAAFALSSLLAGLALITLLVQQIMTKMQERKFAKSARIDNIPTLLVSTEASTDTDGETIADLNKALANKS; from the coding sequence ATGCAAATATCCAATAGCTACGACTATCAGAGCAACCCTGCAACCAAAGACACCCCATGGATTAGACGTATTTTTATCGCGGTTGCGGTGTTATTTATGATTGTCATGTTGGTTATCCCTTTGCTGGCAGTGTTTTATGAAGCCTTTAAAAACGGCTGGCAGTTATATATCGCATCCTTAGTTGACCCAGAAGCGCTACAAGCGATTAAGCTGACGCTGATTACCGCTGGTATCGTGTTACCGATCAACATGGTGATGGGTATCGCCATTGCTTGGCTGGTGACGCGCTATCAGTTTAAAGGTAAACAACTGGTCACCACCTTGCTTGATTTACCGTTCTCGGTATCGCCCGTGGTGGCGGGTTTGATGTTTGTATTGCTATTCGGACTCAATTCTACCGTTGGTGGCTGGCTTGAGAGCATGGGGTTTCAGGTTATTTATGCCGTTCCTGGCATTATTTTGGCGACATTATTTGTCACCTTCCCATTTGTGGCACGTGAGCTGATCCCGCTTATGCAGACCCAAGGCGATAGTGAAGAGCAGGCTGCGCTCACTTTAGGCGCTACGGGTTGGCAGACTTTTTGGCATGTGACCTTGCCAAATATCAAATGGGCACTGCTTTATGGCTTAATCTTGACCAATGCAAGGGCGATGGGTGAGTTTGGCGCGGTAAGCGTGGTATCAGGCCATATTCGCGGTGAGACCAATACCATGCCGCTGCTCGTCGAGATTGCTTATAACGATTATAACTTTACCGCAGCTTTTGCTTTGTCGAGCTTACTTGCCGGACTGGCTTTGATAACCCTATTGGTTCAGCAAATCATGACCAAGATGCAAGAGCGCAAGTTTGCCAAATCCGCACGGATTGACAACATTCCGACGTTATTGGTCAGCACTGAAGCAAGTACTGACACGGATGGCGAAACGATAGCCGATCTAAACAAAGCATTGGCTAACAAAAGCTAA